The sequence below is a genomic window from Methanocellales archaeon.
GCCATGTAGCTCAAAATATTGTTGAGAGAAGAAATATTAAACCTGATGGATCGCTTGATTATGGTGCTACTTGGTCCGGGCAAGTTGATGTTATCGTTTCTATTGTTAATCCAGTAATAGTTAAAGATGAGAAGGGTAATGATAAAGTCGTTCAATCTCCAGCGCCAATCATTTGGAAGGCAATGGCACTTCAAGATGCAATTGACTTCGCGATTTATGCTATTCGAACTACCATTGATACTATGCGCTTTCAGGCACGCCCAAAAAATGTTGGGGGACCCATTGATGTTTTACTTTTAGTGCCTGAAGAAGCTAAATTCCTACAAAGAAAAGAATTAAGTGGCAGTTAAATAGTTTTCAAGGAAATTATCAGAAATAGCTAATTGTCCACAGTTTTTGGTCTTGACAATCGTATTTCTACGATATAAGCTAGGGTAATATCGTATTTTTGTGATTGAGCTATGCCCAAGGCCAAGCCCACAAACCGAATAAGGGAAATTAGGAAAGGGAAGAGGATGAAACAAGCTGTGTTAGCTGATAAAGTTGGAGTTTTTCAATCGGAAATCTCAGAGATTGAGACTGGAGAGAGAAAGCCAAACATCTATTTAGCAAAGAAGATTGCAAAGGTCTTGGGAAAAAGTGTAGATGAAATTTTTTTACCTTGATTTATCATAATTTTACGATTTTAAATGGCTAAAAAGAGGGGAGATAAATCAATTTATGACAAATACCGAGAGATCTTGAGGAGACCAAAGCTTTCAGATGAGGAAATAGACAAGATGAGGAAAAATATCAGGCTTTTGGCTTTAGCAATAACTGAACACGTTTTGAAATCAAAAGTTAATCAAATTTATTAAATTAAACTATGTCTTTCACCAAAATCGAAAACAGAATATTGGAAAAGATAATAACCTCAAACCTCACCAAGAGACAGCTTAAGGTCCTGCTTTTCATCATCAGGTTTTCTTTTGGCTTAAATAAAAAATATGCTGTCTTTGACAAGAAGGATTTCTTCTATGCTGGGATATCTCCCTATCACGTTGAAGGTGAATCGAAGAAACTGATCGTAAGAGGAGTCATCAAGTGGAATCCTGAAAAAAGAATGTTTTGGATTAATCGAAACCTGAAGGAGTGGGTTGATAAAAAGCATAGAGTTGACTTTTTTAGAGGCTAAAAATTAACATTCTTTGACCATGGAGAAGGGCTTCTGGGCCATTCCAAAATCTATTGCCAAAAGAAAAGATTTGAGCTTTAAGGCAAAGCTTATCACCGGAATCCTTTGGACGAGGAAGAATTCTGATTTTGAGGCTTTTCCTTCGAGAAATTACATGGCCAATGCTTTGGGAGTTTCCACAGACACCATTGATAGAGGGATAAGGGAGCTAAAAGAAAAGGCAGGACTCAAGGTAAAGAGAGAAGGGCTTAAAAGAAACAATCGCTACTTCTTTCCAGACTGGGATGAGTCCGCAGAATTGCCAAATTCTGACTCCGCAACCTTGCCCACTCAAGAGTCCGCAGCCCTGCCCACTCCCATAGTAAGAGAGAGTAATAAAGATAATACTGTCGTAGATGAAAGCTCATCTCTTGTAAAAGAAATTATTTCTCACTTTAAAAGCAAGGTGAAGGAAGTAAAAGGCTACGACCCAGAGATAAGCTGGGCAAAAGAGAGCTGGCTGGTTAAACAGAGATTAGCAAAATATGAGCCAGAGAAGCTAAAAGAGCTGATAAGCTGGTACTTGAGTTCAAAGCATTCGGAAAGGCTTGGCGATTCCCTGGCTGTTTGTCTCTCAACCAACATCATCAACCTCTGGAAAGCCTCTAAGGCCAGCATCCCCTATTATTATCGTTAAGTCACTATCTATCCTATGATCACTCCTTATCAAAAGGGCTATCAAGCGGAGTTAGAGCTTATTAGAAGGCTGAAAAGAAGAAAGGATTTCTATACTGTTTTGAGGTCTGCTGGTTCTCGGTCTTACTTTGACATCGTTGCAATCGGCAGGAACAGAATCCTTCTCATTCAAGTCAAATCAGGAAAGGGAAAGTTCAGAAATGAGAGGGAGAAGTTGAGGAAGCTGAAGGTTCCCAGATGCGCTAGAAAGCAGCTGAAAATCTATCAAAAAGGGAGATGGAAAACCGTCTCTGTTAAATGATCCTTTTTGCCACCAATCCAGTTCCCAAGACTTGATTTTGGAGATTGAGTTGGTGGATTTCCCACCAGTTGGTGGATCTCCCACCGAAAAAAAGAGGTGAGGCAAATGGAACAGAAGATAGGAGAAAAGATAGATCTCTACTGCGAAATATATGAGCAAGCCTACAAGAAGGTCTCTAAGGTCAGTCCAGACAATGCCAGAGAGGTAACTGGAAGGATATTTGGAGAGGTAGCCAGAGACCTAAGAAGTGAACTGATCTCTCAGCTGAGGAGAGATGAAAACAATCAAGAGGGTGGCACAGGGAGTGGCGGATCAAAGGGTAATAAAAAGCCAGCTACAGAGAAGCAAAGGCACGCACTGCATAAATTTGGAGTGGAAACCCTTCCAGAGGATCTCAGCTTGAAGGATGCCTCAGATATCCTGAATGAGCTGATCGGTCTTGCTCAAGACGAGGACAGTGAAGCGCTGAATGAAAGAGTCAAGGAGCTGAACGAGAACTATAGAAGCCTCTAATAGTTCTTTAAAAACCAAAGAGCCAAAGGGCAATTAGGATTTGATTATTTTCTTGTTTGTAGAAACTTGAATAAAGCCCTTTGGTTTCTTTTTATATCTTTAATTAATGGGGACGTTTTTCAGGGATTTCATACACGGATCGAAGGGATGTATCCCTTTACCACCTAAATAACTAAAAATCTATGTCAAAAATTAACTTTTTTGCAAAAACCAATTTCAGAGGAGAAGGAAAAGTTTTCGGAATTAAAAAGGAAGATAGAAGGCTCCACATGTATGTCATTGGCAAAACAGGGATGGGGAAAACCAGCCTTCTTTTGAATATGATTTTGAATGATATTTATGGAAATGAAGGTGTATGCTTCATTGATCCTCATGGAGATGCAGTAGAGAGAGTTTTAGATTATATACCAAAAGAGAGGATAAACGATATCATATATTTCAATCCTGCCGATGTTGATCATCCGATTGCTTTGAATGTCTTGGAGAAAGTAGAGCCAGGAAGAAGGCATCTTTTAGTCTCAGGCCTGATTTCAGTTTTCAGAAAGCTCTACGCAGAATACTGGCATCACAGACAGGAACACATCTTGAGAAATACTATCCTTGCTTTGCTTGATTATCCTGGAAATAAAACCTTGCTTGACGTGTATAGGATGCTCAATGATTGGAGATATAGAAAGGAGATAGTAGATAAAATAAAAGACCCAATAGTTAGATCTTTTTGGAAAAATGAATTTCCAAAATATCTCTATCAGTTCAAAGGAGATGCTTTAACTCCTATCCAAAATAAGCTTGGGGGGTTTTTGTCCACTCCTTTGATAAGAAACATTGTCGGAAGAGCTGAAAGCAAAATTGATTTCAGATGGGTGATGGACAAAGGGAAGATTCT
It includes:
- a CDS encoding helix-turn-helix transcriptional regulator; translated protein: MPKAKPTNRIREIRKGKRMKQAVLADKVGVFQSEISEIETGERKPNIYLAKKIAKVLGKSVDEIFLP
- a CDS encoding replication protein; amino-acid sequence: MSFTKIENRILEKIITSNLTKRQLKVLLFIIRFSFGLNKKYAVFDKKDFFYAGISPYHVEGESKKLIVRGVIKWNPEKRMFWINRNLKEWVDKKHRVDFFRG
- a CDS encoding helix-turn-helix domain-containing protein, translated to MEKGFWAIPKSIAKRKDLSFKAKLITGILWTRKNSDFEAFPSRNYMANALGVSTDTIDRGIRELKEKAGLKVKREGLKRNNRYFFPDWDESAELPNSDSATLPTQESAALPTPIVRESNKDNTVVDESSSLVKEIISHFKSKVKEVKGYDPEISWAKESWLVKQRLAKYEPEKLKELISWYLSSKHSERLGDSLAVCLSTNIINLWKASKASIPYYYR
- a CDS encoding NERD domain-containing protein, translated to MITPYQKGYQAELELIRRLKRRKDFYTVLRSAGSRSYFDIVAIGRNRILLIQVKSGKGKFRNEREKLRKLKVPRCARKQLKIYQKGRWKTVSVK
- a CDS encoding type IV secretion system DNA-binding domain-containing protein, with product MSKINFFAKTNFRGEGKVFGIKKEDRRLHMYVIGKTGMGKTSLLLNMILNDIYGNEGVCFIDPHGDAVERVLDYIPKERINDIIYFNPADVDHPIALNVLEKVEPGRRHLLVSGLISVFRKLYAEYWHHRQEHILRNTILALLDYPGNKTLLDVYRMLNDWRYRKEIVDKIKDPIVRSFWKNEFPKYLYQFKGDALTPIQNKLGGFLSTPLIRNIVGRAESKIDFRWVMDKGKILLVNLAKGKIGEDNSSLLGSLIITKLQLAAMSRINIPEEQRKDFYLFVDEFQNFVSTETFGDILSESRKYRLCLALAHQYIDQLDEELRKAIFGNVGTIIAFLIGAENGEFLRKEFYPEFDREDLINHDKYHVYLKLAIDGKTSKPFSALTLPPFYSFKFQGNKDKILKVSRQGYSVLKVKTEEKI